A genomic segment from Colletotrichum higginsianum IMI 349063 chromosome 5, whole genome shotgun sequence encodes:
- a CDS encoding DlpA domain-containing protein yields the protein MANADDARIAALREFTACDISDALVKLKVPGAGFLPDLQLLGRPSAADAPVIIAPASTILFARKGEMLDSPQANIPKDTHWADMTQSGTVVIIRQPDGQKNAVCGGIMAVRMKVRQAKAVVVVGRARDLGELASTGIPIWTRGFSTVGAGAESTPWAVQVPINVDGTVINPGDLVFADPANGVVAIPKDKIDQVLELLPKLTAADDKVKEDVLRGVSVHDAFKNHRNNL from the exons CTGTGACATATCAGATGCACTTGTGAAGCTCAAGGTCCCTGGAGCTGGCTTCCTGCCCGACCTGCAACTTTTGGGCCGACCAAGCGCCGCTGATGCTCCCGTCATCATAGCACCAGCGTCGACGATCCTGTTTGCTCGGAAGGGGGAGATGCTGGATTCGCCCCAGGCCAACATTCCCAAAGACACCCATTGGGCTGACATGACCCAGTCTggcaccgtcgtcatcatcagACAGCCTGATGGACAGAAGAATGCCGTCTGCGGGGGCATCATGGCCGTCAGGATGAAAGTTCGCCAAGCGAAGGCGGTGGTCGTCGTGGGCCGTGCCAGGGACCTGGGCGAACTCGCCAGTACGGGCATACCC ATATGGACCAGAGGATTCTCCACCGTTGGCGCAGGTGCAGAGAGTACACCTTGGGCGGTGCAAGTTCCTATCAACGTGGACGGCACGGTCATCAACCCCGGCGATCTTGTCTTCGCCGACCCGGCCAACGGCGTTGTCGCCATCCCCAAGGATAAGATCGACCAGGTCTTGGAGCTCCTCCCCAAGCTGACGGCCGCTGACGACAAGGTTAAGGAGGACGTGCTCAGGGGTGTGAGTGTCCACGACGCCTTCAAGAACCATCGGAACAACCTCTGA